In a genomic window of Leisingera caerulea DSM 24564:
- a CDS encoding copper-binding protein, whose product MNKILSAALIGALSAAPALAGGTHGGGHGGMEVGKPGDAAHADREVAVTMKETDDGEMLFEPSSFSFAKGETVKFVITNAGELEHEFVLDTAERNVHHKELMAKMEMEHDDPNSVRLDPGASGEVVWTFSNAGTFEFACLIPGHYESGMHGPVAVLEGSGGTFTAGTVKKVDPKSGKVTIIHEELVDLDMPAMTMVFRVADDTMLEQLKAGDAIEFVAERVKGKLTLTALK is encoded by the coding sequence ATGAACAAGATCCTTTCCGCAGCCCTGATTGGAGCTCTATCCGCTGCGCCGGCCCTTGCTGGCGGCACCCACGGCGGCGGCCATGGCGGCATGGAAGTGGGCAAGCCCGGCGATGCCGCCCATGCGGACCGGGAAGTCGCCGTGACCATGAAGGAAACCGATGACGGCGAGATGCTGTTTGAGCCGTCGAGCTTTTCCTTTGCCAAGGGCGAGACGGTGAAATTCGTGATCACCAACGCCGGCGAGCTGGAGCATGAGTTCGTGCTGGACACGGCAGAGCGCAATGTCCACCACAAGGAGCTGATGGCCAAGATGGAGATGGAGCATGACGACCCGAACTCGGTGCGTCTGGACCCGGGCGCCAGCGGCGAAGTGGTCTGGACCTTCTCCAACGCCGGCACCTTCGAGTTCGCCTGCCTGATCCCCGGCCACTACGAATCCGGCATGCACGGCCCGGTTGCCGTGCTCGAAGGCAGCGGCGGCACCTTCACCGCGGGAACGGTCAAGAAGGTCGATCCCAAGTCCGGCAAGGTCACCATCATCCATGAGGAGCTTGTGGATCTGGACATGCCGGCGATGACCATGGTGTTCCGGGTCGCCGATGACACGATGCTGGAGCAGCTGAAAGCCGGCGACGCCATCGAATTCGTCGCCGAACGGGTCAAAGGCAAACTGACCCTGACCGCCCTGAAATAA
- a CDS encoding ABC transporter ATP-binding protein has translation MNIRQQAIIPAMLDLHSLTHDAAGAFGFWYDDTAPGWLHPVMHLVLVLAPALLVLTLAGQAAWLLRQRFLRRAAPFTPPQLPAGGLEPGLPRHILRTTGKQQTVLVLLSLSAMPILYLTLELPKQIVNRVFESGDAAIPVLSFEVSQVSLLFLLCGGYLVAISLNGLNKYWLNIRKGRVAESFVRRLRLAVYRQWRQDQPAQRQPAIMPVLGPEVEPVGGFASELLTVPLLQGGTLATILLFMFVQDPILAAAALTVLPLQLIIVPQLQRRVNAVSRKRIREMRLLGENLDRDMRASGQGALPVARSFRQLQDLRLQIHRLKFLAKAINNFLTALTPFLFYSLGGYFVLQERVSLGALVAMLSAHKEFSSPLKDLFRFYQQSEDVRIRYQEIRAFASGSRGEPGPAEASQHQYGPNPAHGNSFTYERKRPS, from the coding sequence GTGAACATCAGACAACAGGCAATCATTCCCGCGATGCTGGATCTGCATTCTCTCACACACGACGCCGCGGGCGCTTTCGGGTTCTGGTATGATGATACCGCGCCCGGATGGCTGCACCCGGTGATGCATCTGGTTCTGGTGCTGGCGCCCGCGCTGCTTGTGCTGACCCTGGCAGGTCAGGCCGCCTGGCTGCTGCGCCAGCGTTTTCTGCGGCGGGCGGCACCGTTTACGCCACCCCAGTTACCGGCAGGCGGTCTGGAGCCGGGACTGCCACGCCATATCCTGCGCACGACCGGTAAGCAGCAGACGGTCCTAGTTCTGCTCAGCCTCAGCGCGATGCCGATCCTTTACCTGACCCTGGAATTGCCAAAGCAGATCGTGAACCGGGTCTTCGAAAGCGGAGACGCCGCGATTCCGGTCCTGAGCTTCGAGGTCTCGCAGGTCTCGCTGCTGTTTCTGCTCTGCGGCGGCTATCTGGTCGCGATTTCGCTCAACGGGCTCAACAAATACTGGCTGAACATCCGCAAGGGCCGGGTGGCTGAAAGCTTCGTGCGCCGGCTGCGGCTTGCTGTCTACCGCCAGTGGAGGCAGGATCAGCCCGCGCAGCGCCAGCCTGCCATCATGCCGGTTCTTGGACCCGAGGTTGAACCTGTCGGCGGCTTTGCCTCTGAACTGCTGACCGTCCCGCTGCTGCAGGGCGGGACGCTGGCGACGATCCTTCTGTTCATGTTTGTGCAGGACCCGATCCTTGCGGCGGCCGCCCTGACGGTGCTTCCGCTGCAGCTGATCATCGTGCCGCAGCTGCAGCGGCGGGTGAATGCGGTGTCCCGCAAACGGATCCGCGAGATGCGCCTGCTGGGTGAGAATCTGGACCGGGACATGCGGGCTTCGGGGCAGGGCGCGCTGCCGGTTGCGCGCAGTTTCCGGCAGCTGCAGGACCTGCGGCTGCAAATCCACCGGCTGAAGTTCCTGGCCAAGGCGATCAACAACTTCCTGACCGCCCTGACCCCGTTCCTGTTCTACTCCTTGGGCGGCTATTTCGTGCTGCAGGAGCGGGTTTCGCTGGGCGCGCTTGTGGCGATGCTGTCGGCACACAAGGAGTTTTCTTCGCCGCTAAAGGATCTTTTCCGTTTCTATCAGCAAAGCGAGGATGTGCGGATCCGCTACCAAGAGATCCGCGCCTTCGCATCCGGCTCCCGCGGGGAGCCCGGACCGGCGGAGGCCAGCCAGCATCAGTATGGCCCGAACCCGGCTCACGGCAATTCATTCACCTATGAAAGAAAGAGACCCTCATGA
- a CDS encoding c-type cytochrome codes for MNKILAILAAAAVAAAAAYFVYSSAGGNDATAQRAVPEPGAPLAEVQLPPDLSEAAKIGKRAFDAVCADCHGDNAAGRNGMGPPLVHKIYEPSHHGDAAFLLAVRNGVRAHHWDFGSMPAQQGLTDGDVKGITQYVRELQRANGIN; via the coding sequence ATGAATAAGATTCTCGCCATCCTCGCGGCCGCAGCCGTGGCAGCGGCGGCGGCCTATTTCGTCTACAGCAGCGCCGGCGGCAACGATGCAACTGCGCAGCGCGCCGTTCCGGAGCCCGGCGCCCCGCTCGCCGAGGTTCAGCTGCCGCCGGACCTGAGTGAGGCCGCAAAGATCGGCAAGCGCGCCTTTGACGCGGTCTGCGCCGACTGCCACGGTGACAATGCCGCGGGCCGCAACGGCATGGGGCCGCCGCTGGTCCACAAGATCTATGAACCTTCGCACCATGGCGACGCCGCCTTCTTGCTCGCAGTCCGCAACGGCGTGCGCGCGCATCACTGGGATTTCGGAAGCATGCCTGCTCAGCAGGGGCTGACCGATGGCGACGTCAAAGGCATCACCCAGTACGTGCGGGAGCTGCAGCGTGCCAACGGCATAAATTAA
- a CDS encoding MFS transporter, with the protein MGYLAERAKRRMPFYVFGAFGRAAAAGAIALLLWRGADWPQVDWPPEPLAAGFLALWTAYAFVSGVVAVPYNDIVGRAIPSNRRSRMLAWRFFGGGLLAIAAAGALRLALEVMPPLQAYAFMFALGSALMFLSSALFVSAGEPPSSPGRRPAVRSAGAADFLREGLVTFRQNRAFRLFLIFHWLGSATLMALPFYIVAARESGIGLAGVGTLLAAQTAGALVSNPLWGRIGDGMGKLPLLWCVTFLRLMAPALMLALLAAGAGILGFAALYLVIGAMMNGVTISYLSFLMEISPDDRRPAYSAWFNTFAAPAALSPLLGAILASLIATPAVFAAAITAALAQFAVLKQLDRLAGEAAP; encoded by the coding sequence GTGGGATACCTCGCCGAACGCGCCAAGCGCAGGATGCCGTTCTATGTTTTTGGTGCTTTTGGCCGGGCTGCAGCAGCCGGAGCCATCGCGCTTCTGCTCTGGCGTGGAGCGGATTGGCCGCAAGTTGACTGGCCGCCGGAGCCGCTCGCCGCTGGCTTTCTTGCGCTCTGGACGGCCTATGCTTTTGTCAGCGGCGTCGTTGCGGTTCCGTACAACGATATCGTAGGGCGTGCGATCCCCTCCAACCGCCGCAGCCGGATGCTGGCGTGGCGGTTTTTCGGTGGCGGGCTGCTCGCCATCGCCGCCGCGGGGGCGCTGCGTCTGGCCCTCGAAGTGATGCCCCCGTTGCAGGCCTATGCGTTCATGTTTGCGCTGGGTTCGGCGCTGATGTTCCTATCCTCAGCACTGTTTGTCTCGGCCGGAGAGCCGCCTTCATCGCCCGGCAGGCGTCCCGCCGTCCGGAGCGCGGGAGCGGCTGACTTTCTGCGCGAGGGGCTGGTCACCTTCCGGCAGAACCGCGCGTTCCGCCTGTTTCTGATCTTTCACTGGCTTGGCTCCGCCACGCTGATGGCGCTGCCCTTCTACATCGTAGCTGCACGTGAAAGCGGGATCGGGCTGGCCGGGGTTGGCACGCTCCTGGCCGCGCAGACCGCAGGAGCACTGGTCTCGAACCCGCTTTGGGGCCGCATCGGCGACGGCATGGGCAAACTGCCATTATTGTGGTGCGTGACGTTCCTCCGCCTCATGGCGCCCGCCCTCATGCTTGCCCTGCTCGCCGCCGGAGCGGGAATTTTGGGCTTTGCGGCGCTTTATCTTGTCATCGGCGCAATGATGAATGGCGTGACCATCAGCTACCTGAGCTTTCTCATGGAAATCTCGCCCGATGACCGGCGTCCCGCCTATTCAGCGTGGTTCAACACCTTCGCTGCACCTGCCGCCCTCTCACCCCTGCTGGGCGCCATCCTCGCCAGCCTGATCGCCACGCCCGCGGTTTTTGCGGCGGCCATCACCGCCGCTCTTGCGCAGTTTGCGGTGCTTAAACAACTTGACCGGCTGGCCGGGGAGGCCGCACCTTGA
- a CDS encoding lysylphosphatidylglycerol synthase transmembrane domain-containing protein, whose product MGPFIKRWLLPVLGAALALWLIFRLYGSLDFARFLDGLRQANPVWLSVLAATILLEQVLSGWKWRQILFDVKPVGSLPLTGALLAGYGVNVLVPLGVSPLVRAWLVARLHGLKMATVLSTAVIARFLDGVVFALFAGAVAAAGRIPQIEGDLRLGLSVAGALNLLLFGGLLWVLFRFRDLFNREEPLICRLFDWITERMGASGPGLRASLGAGIVWPRARARRIAAIIAAVAGKLVAATHFLWAGLAVGVLLRPWDYLFLMVFSGFAMVLGRFVRIPAGFVFGAGFALKALGVADEPALLMILFSYILTIILVVGIGLVVLWQSGLDIRHARVKAETGNAGP is encoded by the coding sequence ATGGGACCTTTCATCAAACGCTGGCTTCTTCCTGTCTTGGGTGCAGCACTGGCGCTCTGGCTGATCTTCCGGCTGTACGGGAGCCTTGACTTCGCACGCTTCCTTGACGGGCTGCGCCAGGCCAACCCGGTTTGGCTATCTGTGCTGGCGGCCACGATCCTGCTTGAACAGGTATTAAGCGGCTGGAAGTGGCGGCAAATCCTCTTTGATGTGAAACCGGTCGGTTCGTTGCCACTGACAGGTGCGCTGCTCGCTGGGTACGGCGTGAACGTGCTTGTACCGCTGGGCGTCAGCCCGCTGGTGCGGGCCTGGCTGGTCGCGCGCCTGCACGGGTTAAAAATGGCCACGGTGCTTTCGACAGCAGTCATCGCCAGGTTTCTCGACGGAGTCGTGTTCGCGCTTTTTGCCGGAGCGGTGGCTGCCGCAGGGCGCATTCCGCAGATTGAGGGGGATCTGCGCCTCGGTCTTAGCGTTGCGGGTGCCTTGAATCTGCTGCTCTTCGGCGGGCTGCTCTGGGTGCTCTTTCGTTTCCGTGACCTCTTCAACCGCGAGGAACCGCTGATCTGCCGTCTCTTCGACTGGATCACCGAACGCATGGGCGCGAGCGGTCCGGGGCTGCGGGCATCGCTAGGCGCGGGCATCGTCTGGCCAAGGGCGCGCGCGCGGCGCATCGCGGCTATCATCGCGGCCGTCGCGGGCAAGCTGGTGGCGGCGACGCATTTCCTTTGGGCGGGACTTGCGGTGGGAGTGCTCCTGAGGCCCTGGGACTACCTCTTTCTGATGGTATTCTCAGGCTTTGCCATGGTCCTCGGGCGGTTCGTGCGGATCCCGGCGGGCTTTGTGTTCGGTGCGGGCTTTGCGCTCAAGGCGCTTGGGGTTGCTGACGAGCCTGCGCTTCTGATGATCCTTTTCAGCTATATCCTCACGATTATTCTTGTGGTCGGCATCGGGCTTGTTGTGCTTTGGCAATCGGGTCTCGACATCCGCCATGCCCGTGTAAAGGCGGAGACAGGCAATGCCGGGCCATGA
- a CDS encoding MerR family DNA-binding protein, with protein MATLTIGKAARSAGIGVETIRFYERKGLIRQPPRPTAGGPRDYGGGTLQRLRFIAGAKRLGFSLAETAGLLALLEAPGASCKDVQAQAKAKRGEVQAKIEGLIRIRDSLDRLLGACPGKGSLADCAILEAIESAENSGGTS; from the coding sequence ATGGCAACTCTGACGATTGGAAAAGCCGCTCGTTCGGCGGGGATCGGAGTGGAAACTATCCGTTTCTATGAGCGCAAGGGGTTGATCCGCCAGCCGCCGCGGCCAACCGCTGGCGGTCCGCGGGACTATGGCGGCGGAACGCTGCAGCGGCTCAGGTTCATTGCGGGGGCCAAGCGGCTCGGCTTTTCGCTGGCAGAGACCGCCGGCCTGCTCGCGCTTCTGGAAGCGCCCGGCGCGAGCTGTAAGGACGTGCAGGCGCAGGCAAAAGCCAAGCGCGGCGAAGTTCAGGCCAAAATCGAAGGTTTAATCCGCATCCGGGATTCGCTTGACCGCCTCCTTGGTGCTTGCCCTGGAAAGGGAAGTCTTGCGGACTGCGCGATCCTCGAGGCGATTGAGAGTGCTGAGAACTCAGGAGGCACTTCCTGA
- a CDS encoding copper-binding protein, whose product MKNLTFSSIVLAFCASGAFAQTTHGMDHSGMHMSESQIEGAVHATAVLNAISEGSANVSHDPIPEIGWPGMTMDLPLQAGAQIMGDVAPGDKVTLMLFKGADGMYAIGAIMPN is encoded by the coding sequence ATGAAGAACCTCACCTTCTCCAGCATTGTCCTGGCCTTCTGCGCCAGCGGTGCTTTCGCGCAAACAACCCACGGCATGGATCACTCCGGCATGCACATGAGCGAGAGCCAGATCGAGGGTGCAGTACACGCCACCGCCGTCCTCAACGCGATCAGCGAGGGTTCCGCAAATGTCAGCCACGACCCGATTCCCGAAATCGGCTGGCCCGGCATGACGATGGACCTGCCACTGCAGGCCGGCGCGCAGATCATGGGAGACGTCGCACCCGGCGACAAAGTCACCCTTATGCTGTTCAAGGGCGCTGACGGAATGTACGCAATCGGTGCCATCATGCCGAATTGA
- a CDS encoding efflux RND transporter permease subunit has protein sequence MIPAIIRLSLVNRFMILALAVMIGIAGVWAIRETPVDAIPDLSDVQVIIRTPYPGQAPQVVEDQITYPLATAMLAVPGASDVRGFSFFGDSYVYIVFEDGTDLYWARTRVLEYLGQIASRLPEEVSPQLGPDATGVGWIYQYALIDRSGNHDLAQLRTLQDWFLKYELQTVDGVSEVATIGGMVRQYQVVVDPDKLRAYDITLPQLRGAIQAANRETGGSVIEMGEAEFMVRSTGYVDELADLARAPLMVNERGAAVTLGDVADIRFGPELRRGVGEFGGEGDAVGGVVILRWGGNALATIKNVEERIEQIRPNLPEGVELVTTYSRAGVIERAIDNLQDKLTEEFIVVVLVCAAFLLHLRSALVILLSLPLGIFAAFIVMKLQGVNANIMSLGGIAIAIGAMVDAAIVMIEAMHRRLEREKLTDQNRWRIVGECASEVGPALFYSLAIITVSFLPVFVLESQEGRLFKPLAFTKTYAMAAAAILSITLVPVLMGYFVRGRIMPEHKNPLNRMVIWAYRPFLDAAVAWPWATTLLSVALVASMWWPLQRIGTEFMPELNEGDFLYMPSLYPGVSIGKAREILQQTDRLIATVPEVKTVHGKLGRAESATDPAPLTMIETTIQLKPESEWRPGMTMERIREELDRTVQVPGVTNVWIQPIKNRIDMLATGIKTPVGVKISGADLSVIEGIGVEIERAVTGIEGTASAYAERPVGGRFIEIDVNREAAARYLMSVRDVQDVVQTAIGGMQVSETVEGLERFPINLRYPQEWRNSPERLQGLPVVTPSGAHIPLGALAEVRIVDGPGMIRSENARRTGFVFIDIAGRDLGSYVTEARARVADEVALPPGYSITWSGQYEYIQRMQERLTLVAPATLLLITLMLFLAFNRVIEVGIILAALPVALAGGVWFLWYLSFDISVAVLVGFIALAGVAVETAIVMLLYLNLAWEKRKKLAISENRSLTPFDIEESVFEGALLRVRPKVMTVATIFAGLIPIMYGHGTGSEIMQRIAAPMVGGMVTATLLTLFVIPAIFVIWKRLALRRVNREISAPPAADEAAVPAE, from the coding sequence ATGATACCCGCTATCATCCGTCTTTCCCTGGTCAACCGGTTCATGATCCTTGCGCTTGCTGTGATGATCGGAATTGCCGGGGTATGGGCGATCCGCGAAACCCCGGTGGATGCCATCCCCGACCTTTCGGACGTCCAAGTGATCATCCGCACCCCATACCCTGGGCAAGCGCCGCAGGTTGTCGAGGACCAGATCACCTACCCGCTTGCCACCGCGATGCTTGCCGTCCCTGGCGCTAGCGATGTGCGCGGCTTCTCGTTCTTCGGCGACAGCTATGTCTACATTGTCTTCGAGGACGGCACCGACCTTTACTGGGCGCGGACCCGCGTCCTGGAATACCTCGGGCAAATCGCATCCCGCCTGCCTGAAGAAGTGTCTCCGCAGCTGGGCCCCGACGCGACCGGCGTTGGCTGGATCTACCAGTACGCACTGATCGACCGGAGCGGAAACCACGATCTGGCACAGCTCCGGACCTTGCAAGATTGGTTTTTGAAGTACGAACTGCAGACCGTCGATGGCGTGTCAGAAGTCGCCACCATCGGCGGTATGGTCCGTCAGTACCAAGTCGTGGTCGACCCGGACAAGCTGCGTGCCTACGACATCACACTTCCGCAACTGCGGGGCGCCATTCAGGCAGCGAACCGGGAAACCGGCGGCAGTGTCATTGAAATGGGCGAAGCCGAGTTCATGGTGCGCTCGACCGGTTATGTCGATGAACTGGCGGATCTCGCTCGCGCACCTCTAATGGTGAACGAGCGAGGCGCGGCAGTCACACTTGGAGATGTCGCCGATATCCGCTTTGGCCCAGAGCTTCGCCGCGGCGTTGGCGAATTCGGCGGAGAAGGCGACGCCGTGGGGGGCGTCGTGATCCTGCGCTGGGGCGGCAACGCGCTTGCCACGATCAAAAACGTCGAGGAGCGGATTGAGCAGATCCGCCCGAACCTGCCTGAAGGCGTCGAGTTGGTGACTACCTACAGCCGCGCTGGCGTCATCGAGCGCGCTATTGACAACCTGCAGGACAAGCTGACCGAGGAGTTCATCGTCGTCGTGCTCGTTTGTGCGGCGTTCCTGCTGCACTTGCGCTCGGCGCTGGTGATCCTGCTGTCTCTGCCTCTCGGGATCTTCGCGGCCTTCATTGTCATGAAACTGCAGGGCGTTAATGCCAACATCATGTCTCTGGGCGGCATAGCCATTGCCATCGGCGCCATGGTGGACGCAGCGATCGTGATGATCGAGGCAATGCACCGCAGGCTGGAACGGGAAAAGCTGACCGATCAGAACCGATGGCGAATCGTCGGCGAATGCGCGTCCGAAGTGGGGCCTGCACTGTTCTATTCTCTGGCGATCATCACTGTAAGCTTCCTCCCGGTCTTCGTGCTGGAAAGCCAGGAAGGCAGGCTTTTCAAACCGCTGGCCTTTACCAAGACCTACGCTATGGCCGCGGCGGCGATCCTGTCGATTACTCTGGTTCCGGTCCTGATGGGGTACTTCGTGCGCGGGCGGATTATGCCGGAACACAAAAACCCGCTTAACCGCATGGTGATCTGGGCCTATCGCCCGTTTCTCGACGCCGCGGTTGCCTGGCCCTGGGCAACAACGCTGCTGTCGGTGGCGCTGGTCGCCTCGATGTGGTGGCCGCTTCAGCGGATAGGCACCGAATTCATGCCGGAACTCAACGAGGGCGACTTCCTCTATATGCCGTCTCTGTATCCGGGCGTGTCCATCGGCAAGGCGCGCGAGATCCTGCAGCAGACAGACCGGCTGATCGCAACGGTGCCCGAGGTGAAGACGGTCCACGGCAAGCTGGGCCGCGCCGAGTCGGCGACCGATCCCGCGCCCCTGACAATGATCGAGACAACAATCCAGTTGAAGCCGGAGTCCGAATGGCGGCCGGGAATGACGATGGAACGGATCCGCGAGGAACTCGACCGCACGGTTCAGGTGCCGGGGGTGACAAACGTTTGGATTCAGCCGATCAAGAACCGGATCGACATGCTGGCGACCGGTATCAAGACCCCTGTGGGGGTGAAGATATCGGGTGCGGATCTCTCTGTCATCGAAGGGATCGGGGTTGAAATCGAACGTGCCGTGACCGGGATCGAGGGCACGGCATCGGCCTATGCCGAACGGCCCGTGGGCGGGCGTTTCATCGAAATCGATGTCAACCGCGAAGCCGCCGCGCGTTACCTGATGAGCGTGCGTGACGTTCAGGATGTCGTGCAGACAGCGATCGGGGGCATGCAGGTCTCGGAAACGGTCGAGGGCCTCGAACGCTTCCCGATCAACCTGCGCTATCCGCAGGAATGGCGAAACAGCCCTGAACGCCTTCAGGGTCTGCCGGTTGTGACTCCCTCGGGGGCGCACATCCCCCTTGGTGCCCTTGCCGAGGTCCGCATCGTTGACGGCCCGGGCATGATCCGGTCCGAAAACGCCCGGCGCACCGGCTTCGTCTTCATCGACATCGCTGGCCGAGACCTTGGCAGCTACGTGACTGAGGCACGCGCCCGCGTCGCGGATGAGGTAGCGCTCCCGCCAGGTTACTCTATCACCTGGTCGGGCCAGTACGAATACATTCAGCGGATGCAAGAGCGGTTGACACTGGTGGCACCTGCCACACTTCTGCTCATCACGCTGATGCTGTTCCTGGCATTCAACCGCGTGATCGAGGTGGGCATCATCCTTGCCGCGCTGCCAGTGGCTCTGGCAGGCGGGGTCTGGTTCCTGTGGTACCTCAGCTTCGACATTTCAGTCGCCGTGCTGGTGGGTTTCATTGCGCTGGCCGGTGTCGCCGTCGAAACTGCGATCGTGATGCTCCTGTATCTCAACCTGGCTTGGGAAAAGAGGAAGAAACTTGCGATCTCGGAAAACCGAAGCCTGACGCCATTCGACATCGAGGAGTCCGTGTTCGAAGGGGCACTGCTGCGCGTCCGTCCCAAGGTGATGACGGTTGCGACGATTTTCGCCGGCCTGATCCCGATCATGTACGGCCACGGCACCGGATCGGAAATCATGCAGCGCATTGCGGCGCCGATGGTCGGAGGCATGGTCACGGCGACGCTGCTGACGCTCTTCGTCATCCCCGCAATCTTCGTCATCTGGAAGCGGTTGGCCTTGCGGCGCGTCAATCGTGAGATCAGCGCCCCTCCAGCAGCAGACGAAGCGGCCGTTCCGGCCGAATGA
- a CDS encoding efflux RND transporter periplasmic adaptor subunit yields the protein MRGRYTALSILALAAGTVGGVLLERTYLNLTESPTSGDPEILYWVAPMDPNYRRDEPGKSPMGMDLIPVYAGHEPAGDPAEVSLSPAEVNAIGVRTAVSRMSDISSRIETVGFVRYDEHRTSHVHTRADGWIEKLKTRAIGDRVLKGDVLFEMFSPVISAATGDLVRAVKAGDARILDAARNKLLSHGMSEAQIAEIEASGELARTIRIEAPQDGVVISLSAADGMYLQPGTLAVSLSDLKTVWLIVDVFERDIARLSEDMRAVARFEHLAGRTFEGEIDYIYPELDPKTRTLPVRLKFDNSAGLLRPNMFGTVSLVPSRTRTALTVPSEAVIRTGSAERVILKTGEGTFKPRLVTSGLRDSFGEGGRTEIVQGLAPGEEVVASAQFLIDSESALSAGLMRMAPTDEEPAHGAGRLVTLDHETRLATIKHGPLDSLDWPAMTSVFPVRADVPLDHLAEDSGIAFTVARGADNLLALIEIGADDGIAATGTGTIHEVNPDGTLTVSHDPIPALGWPEMEMEFEVAGLDPEAVVLDRPVEFDLAKNDAGMFSIIAVREKAATAAPASGKTEMAAAAPIVVSGTIDAVDPAERTATISHAPMTELGMPGMTMDFPISEELEPAALATGTEMTLTFARPDGMTLVLANAEPVIAPMKVAGTINSADPERGMVNITHDAMTEIGMPGMTMDFAVDETLDQATLPIGERVGLLFRRNPDFSLTLVGITAVPEVS from the coding sequence ATGCGCGGACGTTACACAGCGCTCAGCATCCTTGCCCTTGCCGCAGGAACGGTGGGCGGGGTTCTTCTGGAACGGACATATCTCAACCTCACTGAAAGCCCGACCTCGGGCGACCCGGAGATCCTGTACTGGGTTGCTCCGATGGATCCGAACTACCGGCGCGACGAGCCCGGGAAATCGCCGATGGGCATGGACCTGATCCCTGTCTATGCCGGCCATGAGCCCGCAGGTGATCCCGCTGAAGTGTCGCTCTCACCGGCCGAGGTCAACGCAATCGGTGTACGCACCGCTGTTTCACGGATGTCGGACATATCGTCGAGGATAGAGACCGTCGGCTTCGTGCGGTACGACGAGCATCGCACGAGCCATGTCCATACCCGTGCAGACGGGTGGATTGAGAAACTAAAAACCCGAGCCATCGGCGATCGCGTGCTCAAAGGCGATGTCCTGTTCGAGATGTTCTCGCCAGTGATCAGCGCGGCGACCGGAGATTTGGTCCGCGCGGTCAAGGCCGGAGACGCCAGGATCCTCGACGCCGCCCGGAACAAGCTTCTTAGCCACGGCATGTCGGAGGCTCAGATTGCGGAGATCGAAGCTAGCGGCGAGCTTGCACGGACTATCAGGATCGAAGCTCCGCAAGACGGCGTCGTGATCTCGCTTTCGGCTGCCGATGGCATGTACCTTCAGCCGGGAACGCTTGCAGTTTCACTTAGCGACTTGAAAACTGTCTGGCTGATCGTTGACGTATTCGAGCGGGACATCGCGCGGCTCAGCGAAGACATGCGCGCGGTCGCCCGCTTCGAGCATCTGGCCGGGCGCACGTTCGAAGGCGAAATCGATTATATCTATCCCGAACTCGACCCCAAAACCCGCACGCTGCCGGTTCGGCTAAAGTTCGACAACTCTGCGGGGCTTTTGCGGCCCAACATGTTTGGAACCGTCAGTCTTGTTCCGTCCCGGACACGAACAGCGCTGACCGTGCCGTCCGAGGCGGTCATCCGGACCGGTTCGGCCGAGCGCGTGATTCTGAAGACCGGTGAAGGAACCTTCAAACCGCGGCTGGTTACATCCGGCCTGCGCGACAGTTTCGGTGAGGGCGGCCGGACTGAAATCGTACAAGGGCTCGCGCCGGGTGAGGAAGTCGTCGCGTCGGCGCAGTTCCTGATTGACAGCGAAAGCGCGCTCAGCGCCGGTCTAATGCGCATGGCGCCAACAGACGAAGAGCCCGCGCACGGCGCTGGCAGGCTTGTCACGCTGGACCACGAAACCCGGCTGGCGACGATCAAGCACGGCCCCCTCGACAGCCTCGACTGGCCGGCAATGACCTCCGTTTTCCCAGTGCGGGCAGATGTGCCGCTTGATCATCTGGCCGAAGATTCCGGGATCGCTTTCACGGTTGCCCGGGGCGCGGATAACCTTCTTGCACTGATAGAGATCGGTGCCGATGACGGGATTGCCGCCACGGGGACTGGCACGATCCACGAGGTGAACCCGGACGGCACACTGACCGTGTCGCACGATCCGATTCCGGCGCTTGGCTGGCCCGAAATGGAAATGGAGTTCGAGGTGGCCGGGCTGGATCCCGAGGCGGTCGTTCTGGACAGACCAGTCGAGTTCGATCTGGCCAAGAACGACGCGGGCATGTTCAGCATTATCGCGGTCCGGGAAAAAGCTGCCACTGCGGCGCCGGCGTCCGGGAAAACCGAGATGGCGGCAGCGGCACCAATCGTCGTCAGCGGCACCATCGACGCCGTCGACCCCGCTGAACGCACGGCGACGATAAGCCATGCCCCGATGACCGAACTCGGGATGCCCGGCATGACGATGGACTTTCCCATCTCCGAGGAGCTGGAACCGGCGGCATTGGCCACTGGGACCGAGATGACCCTAACCTTTGCCCGACCCGACGGGATGACGCTGGTGCTGGCGAATGCCGAACCTGTCATCGCCCCGATGAAAGTCGCAGGCACCATCAACTCGGCGGATCCGGAGCGGGGCATGGTGAACATCACCCATGACGCCATGACCGAGATCGGGATGCCGGGAATGACCATGGATTTCGCGGTGGATGAGACCCTGGATCAGGCAACCCTGCCGATCGGCGAGAGAGTAGGCCTTCTGTTCCGCCGTAACCCCGATTTCTCGCTGACGCTGGTCGGCATCACAGCTGTGCCGGAGGTGAGCTAA